The segment GGACTTTAACCCGATTGGCTGGGACTTCACGCCGAAGCTGCTGCTGGGCAGCCTGGGGCTGCCTCTGTCCAACGGGGCGAGCGACGGCTACTTCACCGAAGGGGCACAGGTTAAGAATTTCTATGTAGATGAACGGTTCAAGACGCTCATGCAATTCCTGCAGAAGCTGTACAGCCAGAACCTGATCAGCAAGGAAGTGGTCACGCAGGATTACTCCAAATATCAGTCCGTTGCCCGCGGGAATGGAACTACGGCTAAGGTCGGATTCACCTGGGGCTGGGAGACAGGGGACCGCTTCGGCAACGAGTTGAAGGATCAATATGTTACCCTGCCGCAGCTGAAGCAGCATGCAGATTCTACGAATGAGCTGTACTGGAGCAATGACTACTACTACCAGAATTACGGCTCTAATGCGGTGTCGGTCAGTGCCCGCTCCAAGAATAAGGAAGCTGCGATGCGGTTCATTGATGCTTTTTATGAGCCGGTTGTCAGCTTGCAGGTACTGTTCGGCGGGATGAATGACACGGATAAGGGAATCAAGGATAACGGGGATGGCACGTATGCGATTCTTCCTCCGGCGGATGCATCCCTCGACCCGGGCTCATGGAAATGGACGAATTCGTTCGCCGATAACGGCCCGATGTACATTGCCGATGCACTGAAGGACAAGGTGATGCTTGGCTCGGATATGCAGAATGTGCTGAAGGAGAAGGCCGTCTATGATGAGCTGCTGAACAAGGCGGACGAGAAGAGCAATGTCTATCCGCAGAACTTCATGAAATACAGCACGGAGGACACTAACACCCTGGCCATGAATCAGGCGAACGTCAATAATATCACGGATCAAAAGTGGGCGAACTGGCTGACCACCAAGGTTGACATTGAGAAGGAGTGGGCGGCGTATGTAGCCTCAGTCAATAGCTCCGGTCTTGAACAGAACCTGCAAATCCGCCAAAAGGCTTATGACGAATACCTCTCGACCTTGAAATAGTGGACTCGAATGGAAGGGGCGCTCCCAAATGAAACCAGCACAGACCACGGTGCCGCATCAGACGCTGCGCGGGAACGGATGGCTTCGTAAGCAGGCGGGGCATTATCAGCTATGGCTGATGGTGCTTCCTGCGGTCATTTATATCGCCATTTTCTGTTATGGTCCGATGTACGGTATCCAGCTTGCTTTTCGTGAATTTGATTTCAGCAAAGGACTGACGGGCGGGGAATGGGCCGGACTCAAATATTTCGAGCAGTACTTCAACAGCCCGATGTTCTGGCCTACGCTGCGAAATACGTTTATTATTGCCTTTTTCTCCATACTGCTGGGCTTCCCGATGCCGATTCTGCTGGCGCTGGTGGTTAACTCGATCCGCAGCAACAGACGCAAGCGTATCCTGCAGACTACGGTGTATATGCCTTACTTCATTTCTACTGTTGTTCTGGTTGCGTTACTGCAGATTATGCTGTCTCCTACCACCGGGCTGATCGACGGCTTCCTGAAGGCCTTGCACCTGATCCCTGCGGATACG is part of the Paenibacillus sp. FSL M7-0420 genome and harbors:
- a CDS encoding ABC transporter permease, producing the protein MKPAQTTVPHQTLRGNGWLRKQAGHYQLWLMVLPAVIYIAIFCYGPMYGIQLAFREFDFSKGLTGGEWAGLKYFEQYFNSPMFWPTLRNTFIIAFFSILLGFPMPILLALVVNSIRSNRRKRILQTTVYMPYFISTVVLVALLQIMLSPTTGLIDGFLKALHLIPADTNLIGDPGAFVPVYVISAIWQACGWNSIIFIAALSSVDAQQYDAARIDGANRWQTVWHVEIPAILPTIIILLIMNMGSILSVGFEKTFLMQNSLNKPVSEVISTYVFNVGVKSNQFSFGSAVGLFNTLINFTFLMLANALAKKTSKISLM
- a CDS encoding ABC transporter substrate-binding protein, with the protein product MGKKSILALVLAGCLAGLSLAGCSSKGNSSDVGNDSSNTPEGKTKLKAIIVKHSLTKDVTQMKWLAEIEEKANVEIEWQQISADWDQKKSALFASGEIPDLLFNATSNSDFVQFNGLFEDLGPLIEKDAPNIQKMFSEHPELKTLATQIDGKLYGTPRYKGIWPGSTASMFINKTWLDNLGLQVPTTWDELETVLLAFRDGDPNQNGDKTDEIPMDFNPIGWDFTPKLLLGSLGLPLSNGASDGYFTEGAQVKNFYVDERFKTLMQFLQKLYSQNLISKEVVTQDYSKYQSVARGNGTTAKVGFTWGWETGDRFGNELKDQYVTLPQLKQHADSTNELYWSNDYYYQNYGSNAVSVSARSKNKEAAMRFIDAFYEPVVSLQVLFGGMNDTDKGIKDNGDGTYAILPPADASLDPGSWKWTNSFADNGPMYIADALKDKVMLGSDMQNVLKEKAVYDELLNKADEKSNVYPQNFMKYSTEDTNTLAMNQANVNNITDQKWANWLTTKVDIEKEWAAYVASVNSSGLEQNLQIRQKAYDEYLSTLK